In the Telopea speciosissima isolate NSW1024214 ecotype Mountain lineage chromosome 2, Tspe_v1, whole genome shotgun sequence genome, one interval contains:
- the LOC122649637 gene encoding protein SRC2-like, with amino-acid sequence MAFPPMSPSSTEGIITPHVRPPSNVLDLHITVVSAKHLKNVNWRHGDLKPYAIFWLDPDRRLATKPDESGSIRPVWNERFTLPINLLFLDPVLTLEIFHSKPSETPKPLVGTLRFPLKDLPETDNFNLIRTFELRRPSGRLQGKIRLKLAIREPPPSPVPDYHTTPSPSYYYSSAPPPPPPSREYRGYIPSLPAPPPPQYPYGSYSDPYSGYYAGYYSQPQPPLRPLFDRVSGYGGPSGPSAPSYDHKQKGSRMGVGTGLAVGAVVGALGGLTLEEGLKCEEEKIAERVESNFATRDDYSEYHGDY; translated from the coding sequence ATGGCTTTTCCCCCCATGTCTCCATCTTCTACAGAAGGGATTATAACGCCGCACGTTCGTCCCCCATCAAACGTGCTCGACCTTCATATTACCGTTGTCTCTGCTAAGCACCTCAAGAACGTCAATTGGCGCCATGGGGACCTCAAACCCTATGCCATCTTCTGGCTTGATCCCGATCGCCGATTGGCCACCAAACCTGACGAGTCGGGATCAATTCGCCCCGTCTGGAACGAACGCTTTACTCTCCCCATCAACCTTCTCTTCCTAGACCCTGTCCTCACTCTCGAGATCTTCCACTCTAAACCCTCCGAAACGCCGAAGCCCCTCGTCGGAACCCTACGGTTCCCTCTTAAGGATCTGCCCGAAACCGACAATTTTAACCTCATCAGGACCTTTGAGCTCCGCCGTCCCTCCGGTCGTCTCCAAGGTAAGATTCGGTTGAAGCTCGCCATTCGTGAACCCCCTCCTTCGCCGGTGCCGGATTACCATACAACTCCTTCTCCGAGCTATTATTACTCCAGTGctccgcctcctcctcctccttcgcGTGAGTACAGGGGATACATTCCTTCTCTGCCTGCTCCGCCGCCGCCTCAGTATCCCTACGGCAGTTACTCAGACCCGTATTCTGGGTATTACGCGGGATACTATTCTCAGCCTCAACCACCGCTTCGGCCGTTATTCGACCGTGTGTCTGGTTATGGTGGGCCGAGTGGACCCTCAGCACCATCGTACGATCATAAGCAGAAGGGAAGCAGGATGGGAGTTGGTACTGGTTTGGCTGTTGGAGCTGTTGTGGGGGCTTTAGGAGGGCTTActttggaagaagggttgaAGTGCGAGGAGGAGAAGATTGCAGAGAGGGTCGAGAGCAACTTTGCTACCAGGGACGATTACAGTGAGTATCATGGTGATTACTGA